From one Dama dama isolate Ldn47 chromosome 4, ASM3311817v1, whole genome shotgun sequence genomic stretch:
- the ATMIN gene encoding ATM interactor isoform X1 gives MAASEAAAADPAALASGAQAVPAAARGAAAASGPWVPPGRLRGSRPRPPAARQQPAGSTPPARELIQPSVSELSRAVRTNILCTVRGCGKILPNSPALNMHLVKSHRLQDGIVNPTVRKDLKTVPKFYCCPIEGCPRGPDRPFSQFSLVKQHFMKMHAEKKHKCSKCSNSYGTEWDLKRHAEDCGKTFQCTCGCPYASRTALQSHIYRTGHEIPAEHRDPPSKKRKMENCLHSRKLSRKTAESLSNQPIPRPDAPELETSEIKMVASFEDSCSSNAKQQTLPAAPRYPQKLLLPKPKVALVKLPVMQFSPVPVFVPTADSSAQPVVLGVDQQGSAPGAVHLLPLSIGTLILGLDSEACSLKEGLPLSKVVNPVAVEPISTGIQVNLGKSPFSPLQELGNTCQKNSISSINVQTDLSYTTPQFMPSAQWASPDSSVSSCSQTDLTFGSQVSLPISVQTQTFLPSSKVTSSIAAQTDAFIDPSFQPGGISRETQTSGMESPAEDRVQMDQAVMCGDIFESVHSSYSVSTDNIISSGLVAETVTHDLLPQNHPKTLTQDIEKSTPIINFSAPNSMLSSQNMIDNQTQTMDLLSDLENILSSNLPGQTLDNRSLLSDTNTGPDSQLPSGPTQNPAIDFDIEEFFSASNIQTQTEESELSTMTTEPVLESLDIETQTDFFLADPSAQAYSCRGNSSFLGLEMFDTQTQTDLNFFLDSSPRLPLGSILKHSSFSMSTDSSDTETQTDGISTAKNLPALESKVQLNTAETQTMNSGFETLGSLFFTSNETQTAMDDFLLADLAWNTMESQFSSVETQTCAELHPVSNF, from the exons ATGGCGGCCtctgaggcggcggcggcggatcCCGCGGCTCTCGCCTCGGGCGCCCAGGCCGTCCCGGCGGCCGCGAGGGGAGCCGCCGCCGCCTCGGGCCCGTGGGTGCCCCCTGGGAGGCTGAGAGGCAGCCGGCCGCGACCGCCGGCGGCGAGGCAGCAGCCCGCGGGTTCGACGCCGCCGGCCCGGGAGCTCATCCAGCCGTCGGTGAGCGAGCTGTCCCGGGCCGTGCGGACCAATATCCTGTGCACGGTGCGCGGCTGCGGCAAGATCCTGCCCAACAGCCCCGCGCTCAACATGCACCTGGTCAAGAGCCACCGCCTGCAG gatgGCATAGTAAATCCAACAGtaagaaaagatttgaaaactgTACCGAAATTCTACTGTTGTCCAATTGAAGGATGCCCTAGAGGCCCTGACAGACCATTTTCTCAATTTTCTCTCGTAAAACAG CACTTCATGAAAATGCATGCTGAAAAGAAGCATAAATGTAGTAAGTGCAGCAACTCATATGGCACCGAGTGGGACTTGAAAAGACATGCAGAGGATTGTGGCAAGACCTTCCAGTGCACGTGTGGCTGTCCCTATGCCAGCAGGACTGCGTTACAGTCCCACATCTACCGAACTGGCCATGAGATCCCTGCAGAACACAG GGATCCACCtagtaagaaaaggaaaatggaaaactgCCTGCACAGCCGGAAGCTGTCCAGGAAGACCGCTGAATCACTGAGCAACCAACCAATTCCACGACCAGATGCTCCAGAACTAGAAACTTCAGAAATAAAGATGGTGGCTTCCTTTGAAGACTCTTGCAGCTCTAATGCCAAACAGCAGACTCTTCCAGCAGCTCCAAGGTACCCTCAGAAGTTGCTTTTACCAAAGCCCAAAGTGGCTTTGGTTAAACTCCCCGTCATGCAGTTTTCTCCTGTGCCCGTCTTCGTGCCTACAGCCGACTCCTCAGCCCAGCCTGTGGTGTTGGGTGTCGACCAGCAGGGCTCTGCCCCCGGGGCCGTGCACTTACTGCCCTTGTCCATTGGAACCCTGATCCTCGGCCTGGATTCGGAGGCCTGCTCTCTCAAGGAGGGCCTCcctctttcaaaagttgtcaatccTGTTGCTGTTGAGCCGATTAGCACAGGTATTCAAGTGAACTTGGGTAAAAGTCCATTTAGCCCGTTACAAGAACTTGGGAACACTTGTCAGAAGAACAGCATTTCTTCCATCAATGTACAGACAGACCTGTCCTACACCACACCACAGTTCATGCCGTCTGCACAGTGGGCCAGCCCTGACTCCTCTGTGTCGTCCTGTTCGCAAACTGATTTGACATTTGGTTCCCAGGTTTCCCTTCCCATTAGTGTTCAAACTCAGACTTTTTTGCCCAGTTCTAAGGTAACCTCATCCATCGCTGCTCAGACTGATGCATTTATAGATCCCAGTTTCCAGCCAGGTGGGATCTCCAGAGAAACTCAGACCAGTGGAATGGAAAGTCCAGCAGAGGACCGAGTACAGATGGACCAAGCTGTAATGTGTGGAGACATTTTTGAGAGTGTCCATTCATCATACAGTGTGTCTACAGACAATATTATAAGCAGCGGCTTAGTAGCAGAGACTGTAACTCATGACTTGTTACCTCAGAACCACCCTAAAACTTTAACTCAAGACATTGAGAAATCCACCCCAATTATAAACTTCAGTGCACCAAATAGTATGCTTTCATCACAGAACATGATAGATAATCAGACCCAAACCATGGATTTATTAAGTGATCTAGAAAACATCTTGTCAAGTAACCTACCTGGTCAGACGCTGGACAATCGTAGTCTTTTGTCTGACACAAATACTGGACCTGACAGCCAGCTCCCATCTGGCCCAACCCAGAATCCTGCAATTGATTTTGATATCGAAGAGTTCTTTTCAGCCTCAAATATACAGACACAAACCGAGGAGAGTGAGCTTAGCACCATGACCACTGAGCCAGTCTTGGAGTCGCTGGACATAGAAACCCAAACTGACTTCTTCCTTGCAGACCCTTCTGCCCAGGCCTACAGTTGTAGGGGGAATTCTAGCTTCTTAGGCCTTGAGATGTTTGACACGCAGACACAGACAGACCTGAACTTCTTTTTAGACAGTAGCCCCCGTCTGCCACTGGGAAGTATCCTGAAACACTCTAGCTTTTCCATGAGTACTGATTCATCTGACACAGAGACCCAGACTGACGGAATCTCCACTGCTAAAAACCTGCCTGCCCTGGAAAGCAAAGTTCAGTTGAACACTGCTGAAACACAGACCATGAACTCTGGCTTCGAAACTTTGGGGAGCTTATTCTTCACCAGCAATGAAACTCAGACAGCAATGGATGACTTTCTTCTGGCCGATCTGGCCTGGAACACAATGGAATCTCAGTTCAGCTCTGTTGAAACCCAGACATGTGCAGAACTACACCCAGTCTCCAACTTCTGA
- the ATMIN gene encoding ATM interactor isoform X2 has protein sequence MVSFAVQKHDGIVNPTVRKDLKTVPKFYCCPIEGCPRGPDRPFSQFSLVKQHFMKMHAEKKHKCSKCSNSYGTEWDLKRHAEDCGKTFQCTCGCPYASRTALQSHIYRTGHEIPAEHRDPPSKKRKMENCLHSRKLSRKTAESLSNQPIPRPDAPELETSEIKMVASFEDSCSSNAKQQTLPAAPRYPQKLLLPKPKVALVKLPVMQFSPVPVFVPTADSSAQPVVLGVDQQGSAPGAVHLLPLSIGTLILGLDSEACSLKEGLPLSKVVNPVAVEPISTGIQVNLGKSPFSPLQELGNTCQKNSISSINVQTDLSYTTPQFMPSAQWASPDSSVSSCSQTDLTFGSQVSLPISVQTQTFLPSSKVTSSIAAQTDAFIDPSFQPGGISRETQTSGMESPAEDRVQMDQAVMCGDIFESVHSSYSVSTDNIISSGLVAETVTHDLLPQNHPKTLTQDIEKSTPIINFSAPNSMLSSQNMIDNQTQTMDLLSDLENILSSNLPGQTLDNRSLLSDTNTGPDSQLPSGPTQNPAIDFDIEEFFSASNIQTQTEESELSTMTTEPVLESLDIETQTDFFLADPSAQAYSCRGNSSFLGLEMFDTQTQTDLNFFLDSSPRLPLGSILKHSSFSMSTDSSDTETQTDGISTAKNLPALESKVQLNTAETQTMNSGFETLGSLFFTSNETQTAMDDFLLADLAWNTMESQFSSVETQTCAELHPVSNF, from the exons atggtttcctttgctgtgcaaaagcat gatgGCATAGTAAATCCAACAGtaagaaaagatttgaaaactgTACCGAAATTCTACTGTTGTCCAATTGAAGGATGCCCTAGAGGCCCTGACAGACCATTTTCTCAATTTTCTCTCGTAAAACAG CACTTCATGAAAATGCATGCTGAAAAGAAGCATAAATGTAGTAAGTGCAGCAACTCATATGGCACCGAGTGGGACTTGAAAAGACATGCAGAGGATTGTGGCAAGACCTTCCAGTGCACGTGTGGCTGTCCCTATGCCAGCAGGACTGCGTTACAGTCCCACATCTACCGAACTGGCCATGAGATCCCTGCAGAACACAG GGATCCACCtagtaagaaaaggaaaatggaaaactgCCTGCACAGCCGGAAGCTGTCCAGGAAGACCGCTGAATCACTGAGCAACCAACCAATTCCACGACCAGATGCTCCAGAACTAGAAACTTCAGAAATAAAGATGGTGGCTTCCTTTGAAGACTCTTGCAGCTCTAATGCCAAACAGCAGACTCTTCCAGCAGCTCCAAGGTACCCTCAGAAGTTGCTTTTACCAAAGCCCAAAGTGGCTTTGGTTAAACTCCCCGTCATGCAGTTTTCTCCTGTGCCCGTCTTCGTGCCTACAGCCGACTCCTCAGCCCAGCCTGTGGTGTTGGGTGTCGACCAGCAGGGCTCTGCCCCCGGGGCCGTGCACTTACTGCCCTTGTCCATTGGAACCCTGATCCTCGGCCTGGATTCGGAGGCCTGCTCTCTCAAGGAGGGCCTCcctctttcaaaagttgtcaatccTGTTGCTGTTGAGCCGATTAGCACAGGTATTCAAGTGAACTTGGGTAAAAGTCCATTTAGCCCGTTACAAGAACTTGGGAACACTTGTCAGAAGAACAGCATTTCTTCCATCAATGTACAGACAGACCTGTCCTACACCACACCACAGTTCATGCCGTCTGCACAGTGGGCCAGCCCTGACTCCTCTGTGTCGTCCTGTTCGCAAACTGATTTGACATTTGGTTCCCAGGTTTCCCTTCCCATTAGTGTTCAAACTCAGACTTTTTTGCCCAGTTCTAAGGTAACCTCATCCATCGCTGCTCAGACTGATGCATTTATAGATCCCAGTTTCCAGCCAGGTGGGATCTCCAGAGAAACTCAGACCAGTGGAATGGAAAGTCCAGCAGAGGACCGAGTACAGATGGACCAAGCTGTAATGTGTGGAGACATTTTTGAGAGTGTCCATTCATCATACAGTGTGTCTACAGACAATATTATAAGCAGCGGCTTAGTAGCAGAGACTGTAACTCATGACTTGTTACCTCAGAACCACCCTAAAACTTTAACTCAAGACATTGAGAAATCCACCCCAATTATAAACTTCAGTGCACCAAATAGTATGCTTTCATCACAGAACATGATAGATAATCAGACCCAAACCATGGATTTATTAAGTGATCTAGAAAACATCTTGTCAAGTAACCTACCTGGTCAGACGCTGGACAATCGTAGTCTTTTGTCTGACACAAATACTGGACCTGACAGCCAGCTCCCATCTGGCCCAACCCAGAATCCTGCAATTGATTTTGATATCGAAGAGTTCTTTTCAGCCTCAAATATACAGACACAAACCGAGGAGAGTGAGCTTAGCACCATGACCACTGAGCCAGTCTTGGAGTCGCTGGACATAGAAACCCAAACTGACTTCTTCCTTGCAGACCCTTCTGCCCAGGCCTACAGTTGTAGGGGGAATTCTAGCTTCTTAGGCCTTGAGATGTTTGACACGCAGACACAGACAGACCTGAACTTCTTTTTAGACAGTAGCCCCCGTCTGCCACTGGGAAGTATCCTGAAACACTCTAGCTTTTCCATGAGTACTGATTCATCTGACACAGAGACCCAGACTGACGGAATCTCCACTGCTAAAAACCTGCCTGCCCTGGAAAGCAAAGTTCAGTTGAACACTGCTGAAACACAGACCATGAACTCTGGCTTCGAAACTTTGGGGAGCTTATTCTTCACCAGCAATGAAACTCAGACAGCAATGGATGACTTTCTTCTGGCCGATCTGGCCTGGAACACAATGGAATCTCAGTTCAGCTCTGTTGAAACCCAGACATGTGCAGAACTACACCCAGTCTCCAACTTCTGA